From a region of the Bacillus sp. E(2018) genome:
- a CDS encoding non-ribosomal peptide synthetase, whose translation MTVSTESEVYLLPTSFGQDRIYFFEKMFPNSATYNIPFIFKLRGTIQPQTLEKALSRIVEKHEILRTTITEVEGEPMQKVSLSPSLSFKQLNKREIERTTSLEQYMQDFALRPFDFKSESLIRFELIRIKEELYYLLINVHHIAFDAWSIDLLKKEILTHYTSIEEGTIDEGEELELQYGDFAGWERGEIDEEAMELQMDFWRGYLDGAPPQLELPTDFIRPLQPTYEGDNVRFSIPQELLLKVREYAKSNKATPYSFFLAAFNVLLYRYTGQKDIVVGTPVANRSETFTHDLLGFFVNTLPIRSTINPYSKFPNFLKKSVQNFIQTFEYSNVPFERIVQAVNPERITSTQPIFQVMFTFHEGQRNDQNDAFLIEHEKIYTKTSKFDLVLYIGCDDKGGIGEIEYSSEIFTKTRMKKFIAHYLLLIEEILKHPNKPISKMKIMDDHEKKELTLFKESHYPTNLFFHEWFEETVRKHEAACAVKDKLASWTYKHLNTRADQIANELIKRGVRAPSRIGIQMTRSNEQLAALLAVFKIGCSYIPLDPSLPVSRREYILKDSGAVLLIQDEEYEVSGVPVLFAKDCEIDKEGSIPKLLRSPHETEAYVIYTSGTTGKPKGVSVSQASLLNHINAYVEAFPFEQGERMLQNINYTFDASITEIFSPLVSGVALILSDSNCQFDVDYLAELIRSERVTRAQLFHSLIERLIEHQSFTSTESLRYIFTGGEALNRRLVLNYYDRMSKEVPLINLYGPTEATVASTYFYTTPEHKETVAPIGIPFSNYRLAVLDENQEMVPVGVTGELYIGGNGVCNGYINQPQLDETFFWELDVLGKVERFYRTGDLVKRLDDGNLLFVSRKDSQVKIRGFRIELDEIKQCVLKQQEIQDAAVVVEKVGEEKKLFVFAVRHEGSRFSANALKDRMSEELPHYMVPNVIVFMEKIPINKHGKLLKEDLPFSQNDLVRSLKKMPSSLIETELVSLWEKVLGTKDISIDDDFFDLGGHSIKVIEVVGYIRKTLKVQLPISSLFQYRTVETLARHIKENNFSTGNVIVPLKREGKNAPLFIVHPGGGGALCYISLADHLKIDHPIYGIQSVGYDSDELSPLKTIPLMAERYVEEIQKIQPSGPYLLAGWSMGGTLSVEMTRILENQGEEVAFIGLLDAHPFDHTMVVEKRDPLVVYSQNFGLDPTEFERLNKHDQYSLLLHAAKERNVLPHNAELEDVKRILNIMAINNQASDHYIFSEPIKTDLTVFCCSERDPNHFHTIVDPSVWEKRTTGKVEAVYVHGHHNNVMSSPYVQYLGQKMTDMLKGRG comes from the coding sequence ATGACCGTTTCAACCGAAAGTGAGGTTTATCTGTTACCAACGTCTTTTGGACAGGACCGGATCTATTTCTTTGAGAAGATGTTTCCTAACAGTGCGACGTACAACATCCCTTTTATTTTTAAGCTCAGAGGAACCATCCAGCCACAAACGTTAGAAAAAGCGTTAAGTAGAATCGTTGAGAAACATGAGATCTTACGAACGACGATCACTGAGGTAGAAGGGGAGCCGATGCAGAAGGTTTCCCTCTCTCCTTCTCTCTCATTCAAACAACTGAATAAACGAGAGATCGAACGAACGACTTCGCTCGAACAATATATGCAAGATTTTGCGCTACGTCCTTTTGATTTTAAATCAGAATCACTCATCCGTTTCGAGCTTATCCGCATCAAAGAAGAACTCTACTATTTATTGATCAACGTCCACCACATCGCATTCGATGCTTGGTCGATCGATCTCTTAAAAAAAGAGATACTCACCCACTATACGAGCATTGAGGAAGGGACGATCGATGAAGGTGAGGAACTTGAGCTGCAGTATGGAGATTTTGCGGGTTGGGAAAGAGGTGAGATAGATGAAGAAGCAATGGAGCTCCAGATGGATTTCTGGCGTGGGTATCTAGATGGCGCACCGCCACAGCTCGAACTGCCCACTGACTTCATCCGACCACTCCAACCCACATATGAAGGAGATAATGTAAGGTTCTCTATCCCACAAGAGCTTCTCTTGAAAGTAAGGGAATATGCGAAGAGTAACAAAGCGACACCTTATAGTTTTTTCTTAGCAGCATTCAACGTCTTGCTGTATCGATACACGGGACAAAAAGATATCGTGGTCGGCACTCCTGTTGCGAACCGTTCGGAAACATTTACGCATGACTTGCTCGGATTTTTTGTGAACACACTGCCGATTCGTTCCACGATCAACCCGTATAGTAAGTTTCCTAACTTTCTAAAGAAGAGCGTTCAAAACTTTATTCAGACGTTCGAGTATAGCAATGTACCTTTTGAGAGAATCGTACAAGCTGTAAACCCAGAGCGAATCACGTCCACACAGCCGATCTTTCAAGTCATGTTCACCTTTCATGAAGGTCAGAGAAACGATCAGAACGATGCGTTCCTCATCGAGCATGAGAAGATCTATACGAAAACATCAAAGTTTGACCTTGTTCTATACATCGGCTGCGATGACAAAGGTGGGATCGGTGAGATCGAATATAGTTCAGAGATCTTTACGAAGACCCGGATGAAGAAATTTATCGCGCACTACCTGTTGTTGATCGAAGAGATCTTAAAACATCCTAACAAGCCGATCTCTAAGATGAAGATCATGGACGATCATGAAAAGAAAGAGCTCACGCTTTTTAAAGAGAGTCATTATCCTACCAATCTATTTTTTCATGAGTGGTTTGAAGAAACGGTGAGAAAGCACGAAGCAGCGTGTGCGGTTAAGGATAAGCTTGCAAGTTGGACGTATAAACACTTAAACACCAGGGCTGATCAGATCGCGAACGAACTCATCAAGCGAGGAGTTAGAGCACCTTCCAGGATCGGTATCCAGATGACGCGATCGAACGAACAATTGGCCGCTCTGCTCGCGGTCTTTAAGATCGGATGCAGTTACATCCCGTTAGATCCTAGCCTACCTGTATCCCGAAGAGAATATATCTTAAAAGATTCAGGAGCTGTTCTCTTGATTCAAGACGAAGAGTACGAAGTAAGTGGGGTACCAGTCTTATTTGCGAAAGACTGTGAGATCGACAAGGAAGGGTCTATCCCGAAACTCTTAAGAAGTCCCCATGAAACAGAAGCTTACGTGATCTATACTTCTGGCACGACGGGTAAACCAAAAGGCGTCTCTGTTTCACAAGCTTCACTACTAAATCATATAAACGCCTATGTGGAAGCGTTTCCGTTCGAACAAGGTGAGAGGATGCTCCAAAACATCAACTATACGTTTGATGCATCGATCACGGAGATCTTTAGCCCGCTCGTTTCAGGTGTTGCTTTAATCTTGAGCGACTCGAACTGTCAGTTCGATGTGGATTATCTCGCAGAATTGATCCGTAGCGAACGAGTCACACGAGCCCAATTGTTTCATAGTCTCATAGAGAGGTTGATCGAACACCAATCGTTCACGTCAACAGAATCACTGCGCTATATCTTTACGGGTGGTGAAGCACTGAACCGCAGACTCGTTTTGAACTATTATGATCGTATGTCTAAAGAGGTACCACTCATCAACTTATACGGACCAACAGAGGCAACCGTGGCTTCAACCTATTTTTATACAACACCAGAGCACAAAGAAACGGTCGCACCGATCGGTATACCTTTTTCAAACTATCGTCTTGCGGTATTGGACGAAAATCAAGAAATGGTTCCAGTTGGAGTGACAGGCGAACTCTATATCGGAGGCAATGGCGTCTGTAACGGTTATATCAACCAACCTCAGTTAGACGAAACGTTCTTTTGGGAGTTAGACGTGTTGGGTAAGGTTGAAAGGTTCTATCGGACGGGGGATCTCGTGAAAAGACTCGACGACGGAAATTTGCTCTTTGTTTCTCGCAAAGATTCACAAGTGAAGATCAGAGGTTTTCGTATCGAACTTGACGAGATCAAGCAATGTGTTCTAAAGCAACAGGAAATTCAGGACGCAGCGGTCGTCGTAGAAAAAGTCGGAGAAGAGAAAAAATTGTTCGTATTTGCAGTACGCCATGAAGGAAGCCGTTTTTCGGCAAACGCACTCAAAGATCGCATGAGTGAGGAACTTCCACACTATATGGTACCGAACGTCATTGTATTTATGGAAAAAATACCGATCAACAAACACGGCAAACTTTTAAAAGAAGATCTACCATTTTCTCAGAACGATCTTGTTCGTTCTCTGAAGAAGATGCCGTCTTCTCTAATCGAAACAGAACTTGTCTCACTTTGGGAAAAGGTTCTTGGTACGAAAGACATCAGCATAGACGATGACTTTTTTGACCTTGGGGGTCACAGCATAAAAGTGATCGAAGTGGTCGGATATATCCGAAAGACATTAAAGGTCCAGCTTCCGATCTCGTCACTGTTTCAATATCGGACGGTGGAGACGCTCGCTAGACATATAAAAGAAAACAACTTCTCTACGGGTAACGTGATCGTTCCCTTAAAGAGGGAAGGAAAGAATGCGCCACTTTTCATCGTCCACCCAGGTGGTGGAGGAGCACTTTGTTATATATCGCTAGCGGACCATCTTAAGATCGATCACCCTATATATGGCATTCAATCCGTTGGTTATGATTCCGATGAATTAAGCCCACTCAAGACGATTCCCTTGATGGCGGAGCGTTACGTGGAGGAAATTCAGAAGATTCAGCCTTCTGGTCCGTATTTACTCGCAGGTTGGTCGATGGGAGGAACGCTATCTGTTGAGATGACCCGTATCTTAGAGAATCAGGGAGAAGAGGTCGCTTTTATCGGTCTGTTGGATGCTCATCCTTTCGATCATACGATGGTGGTAGAAAAAAGGGATCCACTCGTCGTTTATAGTCAGAACTTTGGACTCGATCCCACCGAGTTCGAACGCCTTAACAAACATGACCAGTACAGTTTACTGTTGCATGCAGCTAAAGAGAGGAACGTACTTCCTCATAACGCAGAACTAGAAGATGTAAAACGTATCCTTAACATCATGGCGATCAACAACCAAGCGAGCGATCATTATATCTTTTCAGAACCGATCAAGACCGATCTGACCGTCTTTTGTTGTAGTGAGCGTGATCCGAACCATTTTCATACCATCGTCGACCCTTCAGTTTGGGAGAAGCGGACGACCGGTAAAGTAGAAGCGGTCTATGTTCATGGTCATCATAACAACGTGATGAGTTCTCCATATGTTCAATACTTAGGACAGAAGATGACAGACATGCTTAAAGGGAGAGGGTAG
- a CDS encoding lyase family protein, protein MTSQVTGRVTSPPHERYTETILYPQFDFELKNYLHHYVSIEKALIHAYKKMDLITQDEASELYHAISAVDREELHNKSKENLTDIALTLEKFIDQQMNKTVTRWHLDRSRNDFQACAQLMFGREKWLSLIEKMIGLSHLVLSRADEYRDTLMPGYTHYQSAQVISVSFYLTAISEHLIVTLKKMIDTLYKMNERSPLGSGAMSGQELPFDCDVMAKQLGFTSYVGHALVGVASRDWTLELAENLSFFGNNMSRFLTDLINWGSSEYQFIHFPDELSGISSSMPQKRNYPILERARGKTSHFSSYYVDILLGQRSTSYSNLVEVSKEAGKNVPHLLKEADHFLDLLFLIFEQLEFHTDILEDRCQEDFFGGFTLANQLTITNDIPYRKSQVIAGKFITETLKQGLHPKEVSVQLLQDICEQYGYENKLSQKELLGTFDAKLGLTKKISKGSTHPDAVQQIIFIQECELQILQKRFAEKYNEIQSGIKILDDWIHEKGQMV, encoded by the coding sequence ATGACAAGTCAAGTAACAGGGAGGGTCACGAGCCCTCCACATGAACGCTATACCGAGACGATTCTGTATCCACAGTTCGACTTTGAACTGAAAAATTATCTACATCATTATGTATCGATCGAAAAAGCACTCATACATGCTTACAAAAAGATGGATCTTATCACACAAGATGAAGCGAGCGAACTGTATCATGCGATATCGGCGGTCGATCGAGAAGAGCTTCATAACAAGTCCAAAGAGAACTTAACAGACATCGCGCTCACTCTTGAGAAGTTCATCGATCAACAGATGAACAAGACGGTCACACGTTGGCACTTAGACAGAAGTCGTAACGATTTCCAAGCTTGTGCCCAGCTCATGTTCGGAAGAGAAAAGTGGCTTTCGCTCATCGAGAAGATGATAGGGCTCAGTCATCTCGTTCTATCAAGAGCGGACGAATATCGAGATACCTTGATGCCTGGATATACCCATTATCAATCCGCACAGGTCATATCGGTCTCTTTCTATCTTACTGCGATTAGTGAACACTTGATCGTTACACTCAAAAAGATGATCGACACACTCTATAAAATGAACGAACGATCCCCGCTCGGATCTGGAGCGATGTCTGGGCAAGAACTTCCGTTTGATTGTGACGTGATGGCCAAACAGTTAGGCTTCACTTCATATGTGGGCCACGCGCTGGTCGGTGTTGCTTCAAGAGATTGGACTCTTGAACTGGCTGAGAACCTTTCCTTCTTTGGAAATAATATGAGCCGTTTTCTTACAGATTTAATCAACTGGGGAAGCAGTGAATACCAGTTCATCCACTTTCCCGATGAACTCTCTGGAATCTCATCATCGATGCCTCAAAAACGAAATTACCCCATCTTAGAGAGAGCACGAGGCAAGACCAGCCATTTTAGCAGTTATTATGTGGACATCTTGTTAGGACAAAGAAGTACTTCGTACAGCAATCTGGTTGAGGTCTCAAAAGAAGCAGGGAAAAATGTTCCTCATCTCTTAAAAGAAGCCGATCATTTTCTCGATCTGTTGTTTTTGATCTTTGAACAGTTGGAGTTTCATACGGATATCCTCGAAGATCGTTGTCAGGAAGATTTCTTTGGCGGGTTCACACTCGCGAACCAACTCACGATAACAAACGATATCCCTTATCGGAAATCACAGGTGATCGCTGGAAAATTTATTACCGAAACGTTAAAACAAGGTCTCCATCCAAAAGAAGTATCTGTTCAACTTCTTCAGGACATTTGTGAGCAATACGGATATGAGAACAAGTTGAGCCAGAAAGAGCTTCTGGGTACCTTCGACGCGAAGCTTGGGCTCACGAAGAAAATTTCAAAGGGCTCGACTCATCCTGATGCTGTACAACAGATCATCTTCATTCAGGAATGTGAACTTCAAATTCTTCAGAAGCGATTCGCAGAAAAATATAACGAGATCCAATCAGGGATCAAAATATTGGATGACTGGATACACGAGAAGGGACAGATGGTATGA
- a CDS encoding kinase has translation MKIKEPLPLSTKRQGYGRSCGTFGELLQGVLPNEQNFLVTFPIEMYSTCTFVPIDGETLSIMPEGKVKSLQLAKRILEFYELPLGGHLLLNSELQQGKGLASSTADMVATARAIEDYYDFSIPVILLEDFIREIEPSDGIMHAGVVVYYHKELRLKEALGDCPSFTILGIDEGGEVDTVQFNRTAKPFTKSEKQEYESLLTQMCTAFKSNDLEWIGKICTRSAILNQKLKPKKHLEHLITICQEIGGIGVVTAHSGTYIGMLLHDRDPQYQKKLSEGTNRLKGLGFPVQSFHSITRETEVLA, from the coding sequence ATGAAAATAAAAGAGCCTCTACCGCTGTCTACAAAGAGACAAGGGTATGGAAGATCATGTGGCACGTTCGGGGAACTTCTGCAGGGAGTCCTGCCAAACGAACAAAACTTCCTAGTCACATTCCCGATCGAGATGTATTCAACCTGTACCTTCGTTCCGATCGACGGAGAAACACTCTCTATCATGCCAGAGGGGAAAGTAAAGTCTTTGCAGCTAGCTAAACGAATCCTAGAATTCTATGAACTGCCGTTGGGTGGACATCTGTTACTCAACAGTGAACTTCAGCAAGGAAAAGGGCTCGCAAGTTCGACCGCTGATATGGTAGCTACGGCTAGGGCGATCGAGGATTATTATGATTTTTCAATTCCCGTCATCCTCTTAGAAGATTTTATCAGAGAGATCGAACCCTCTGATGGCATCATGCATGCCGGGGTCGTGGTCTATTATCATAAAGAACTCCGATTAAAAGAAGCGTTAGGAGACTGTCCATCGTTTACCATCCTTGGAATCGATGAGGGTGGGGAAGTGGATACCGTCCAGTTTAACCGAACGGCTAAACCATTCACAAAGAGTGAGAAACAAGAGTACGAATCACTTCTAACTCAAATGTGTACCGCTTTTAAATCGAACGACCTCGAATGGATCGGGAAGATCTGTACGAGAAGCGCTATCTTGAACCAAAAGTTAAAACCGAAAAAGCACTTGGAACACTTGATCACGATCTGTCAGGAGATCGGTGGCATCGGTGTAGTGACCGCTCATAGTGGGACTTATATCGGTATGCTCCTTCATGATCGAGACCCACAATATCAAAAAAAATTAAGTGAAGGAACGAACAGGTTGAAGGGACTTGGGTTCCCTGTACAATCTTTTCACTCTATCACGAGAGAGACGGAGGTATTGGCATAA
- a CDS encoding cysteine synthase family protein, translating into MALSMIELIGKTPLVQLRRETIEHASVYAKLEMHNPFGMKDRVAKQVILEAKRTGELKEGAPIVESSSGTLAMGIALVGTYLGHDVHIVTDPRIDQLTYTKMKSLGVHVHIVDEMGPSGGWQQARLDYLDGLLMRYPNAFWPKQYENIENPRSYHELADDLIAEMGHVDILIAGVGSGGSLCGTAERLKEYNPNVKIIAVDAAGSSIFHQNDRPGRLQGGLGNSLQPKNVNYSIIDEVHWLNDEEAFSWTLELARYEKIFAGNSSGSVYAVAKWISRTVDPNTKIACIFPDRGDRYYTTIYDEMYLKNKEINPFALNDSPRKIEHIQDTDQWSYIFFENGKCLHEKAIVY; encoded by the coding sequence ATGGCTCTATCGATGATCGAACTAATCGGAAAGACCCCTCTCGTTCAACTGAGACGAGAAACCATAGAACATGCTTCTGTCTACGCCAAACTTGAAATGCATAATCCGTTCGGCATGAAGGACCGAGTAGCCAAACAAGTCATCTTAGAAGCAAAACGTACAGGAGAACTCAAAGAAGGTGCGCCGATTGTTGAGAGTTCTTCGGGAACCCTTGCGATGGGGATCGCTCTCGTTGGAACCTACCTCGGACACGACGTTCATATCGTAACAGATCCGAGGATCGATCAGTTAACGTATACAAAGATGAAATCACTCGGTGTCCATGTACATATCGTGGATGAGATGGGACCGAGTGGCGGCTGGCAGCAGGCGAGACTTGATTATCTAGATGGTCTTCTAATGCGCTACCCGAATGCGTTCTGGCCGAAACAATATGAAAATATCGAAAACCCAAGGTCTTATCATGAACTTGCAGATGATTTAATTGCTGAAATGGGTCACGTAGATATCTTGATCGCTGGTGTAGGTAGTGGAGGATCGCTCTGTGGAACGGCAGAGAGGCTTAAAGAGTACAATCCGAACGTGAAGATCATCGCGGTGGACGCTGCTGGCAGTTCTATCTTTCATCAGAACGATCGACCGGGTCGTTTGCAGGGCGGGCTCGGAAACAGCCTTCAGCCGAAGAACGTGAACTATTCAATCATCGATGAAGTTCACTGGTTAAACGATGAAGAAGCGTTCTCATGGACTCTCGAACTCGCGCGATATGAGAAGATCTTTGCCGGAAACAGTTCTGGAAGTGTGTATGCTGTAGCCAAGTGGATCAGTCGTACGGTCGATCCTAACACGAAGATCGCCTGTATCTTTCCTGACCGAGGGGACCGCTATTACACGACGATCTATGATGAGATGTATCTGAAGAATAAAGAGATCAATCCTTTTGCTCTTAATGATTCTCCTAGAAAAATTGAGCATATCCAAGATACGGATCAGTGGTCGTACATATTTTTTGAAAACGGGAAGTGCTTACATGAAAAAGCTATTGTTTATTGA
- a CDS encoding ATP-grasp domain-containing protein, with amino-acid sequence MKKLLFIESNTTGTGMLAIQKARTLNVEPLFITNDPSRYKGLPRDCKVIVCDTNDIETLHHSIKKNVSQEQIAGITTTSEFYIHTVSLLAERFDLPGNPAIAVEAVRNKASVRSWLKDATHLYKPWFLTVDSLDQLTEKKELLSFPCIVKPVDDSGSNRVVKCETYEAVEKFVLSQLKIERNTRNQLAKRLVLLEEYVGGQEYSVEMFSFEGDHQLIGITEKTVGEGPYFVEMGHVFPAPDLSHEMRESIKVGALEVLNTMGWRNGPVHLEIKLKDHKMFVVEMNGRLAGGMIPELIRYSTSTDLLTQQIKIAIGQPPEINKFSSCFAGIRFFVPLTSGRVKVCPIQQQEEIKDVKINVENGQFVEKATNAYGRLGHIIATHTNSDALRSILRQTEIVTIKEEEGALR; translated from the coding sequence ATGAAAAAGCTATTGTTTATTGAGTCCAATACGACTGGAACAGGGATGCTTGCGATCCAAAAAGCAAGGACGTTAAACGTCGAGCCCCTCTTTATCACGAATGACCCGTCCCGTTACAAGGGTCTTCCTAGAGATTGTAAGGTCATCGTCTGTGACACGAACGATATCGAGACGCTTCATCACTCAATAAAAAAGAACGTGTCGCAAGAACAGATCGCAGGGATCACGACGACGAGTGAATTTTATATCCACACGGTCTCCCTATTAGCAGAGAGGTTCGATCTGCCAGGGAACCCGGCGATTGCTGTAGAGGCGGTCCGAAACAAAGCTTCTGTGAGGAGCTGGTTGAAAGATGCGACACACCTCTATAAACCTTGGTTTTTAACGGTGGATTCTTTGGATCAGTTAACAGAGAAAAAAGAGCTTCTCTCTTTCCCTTGTATCGTTAAACCAGTCGATGATAGCGGTTCGAATCGAGTGGTCAAGTGTGAGACATACGAAGCGGTAGAGAAGTTCGTTTTGAGTCAATTGAAGATCGAGAGAAACACGAGGAATCAGCTCGCGAAAAGACTCGTACTCCTCGAAGAATACGTGGGTGGACAAGAGTATAGTGTCGAGATGTTCTCCTTTGAAGGTGATCATCAGTTGATCGGTATCACAGAGAAGACGGTTGGGGAAGGTCCTTATTTTGTAGAGATGGGACACGTTTTTCCCGCTCCTGACCTTTCTCACGAGATGAGAGAAAGTATAAAGGTTGGAGCACTCGAAGTTTTAAACACGATGGGATGGAGAAATGGTCCGGTTCATCTAGAGATCAAATTGAAAGATCATAAGATGTTTGTTGTAGAGATGAACGGAAGGTTAGCGGGTGGTATGATTCCTGAACTCATCCGTTACTCAACGAGTACCGATCTACTCACACAACAGATAAAGATCGCAATCGGACAACCGCCCGAGATTAATAAGTTTTCTTCATGTTTTGCGGGAATCCGCTTCTTCGTTCCCCTTACTTCAGGGAGAGTTAAAGTATGCCCGATTCAGCAGCAAGAAGAGATCAAAGACGTGAAAATAAACGTAGAAAACGGTCAGTTTGTCGAGAAGGCGACGAATGCTTACGGAAGGTTAGGGCATATCATCGCTACACATACAAACAGCGATGCGCTGAGAAGTATACTAAGGCAAACTGAGATCGTCACAATAAAAGAGGAAGAAGGTGCTCTACGATGA
- a CDS encoding GntG family PLP-dependent aldolase yields MNYLSDTVTLPTDEMMRSIQNAHLGDDVYGQDTTVNVLEEKAASMMNMEAACFMPSGTMANLASIMAHCPRGSKVLVGNESDIYIYEAGGASVCGGIMYEPIPTQTNGELAIGDLEKAFPVDVDDPQFALPALICLENTHNRCGGKVLSDSYLREVYEFSREKNVPIHMDGARIFNAAVASGVDVKEITEYADSIQFCLSKGLSAPVGSIVAGSHEHIKKVRTLRKMLGGGMRQVGIIAAPAIIALETMIDRLSEDHARARDLARGLSSIKGITLEPEVIESNIIMFKVDPNLYSWQEFLNVTSEKGIVFSEMGYGRLRAVVHRHITDEDIFKTVESVKEIMTPSLITK; encoded by the coding sequence ATGAACTATTTAAGCGATACCGTGACACTCCCCACTGACGAGATGATGAGATCCATACAGAACGCGCACCTCGGCGATGATGTTTATGGACAAGATACTACCGTGAACGTACTTGAAGAAAAAGCCGCTTCTATGATGAACATGGAGGCTGCGTGTTTCATGCCGAGCGGAACGATGGCGAACCTTGCTTCTATCATGGCCCATTGCCCAAGAGGCTCAAAAGTACTTGTTGGTAACGAATCAGATATTTATATCTACGAAGCGGGAGGGGCATCCGTCTGTGGCGGAATCATGTATGAACCGATACCTACTCAAACAAACGGAGAATTAGCGATCGGTGATCTAGAGAAAGCTTTTCCTGTTGATGTCGATGACCCTCAGTTCGCCCTACCCGCACTCATCTGTTTAGAGAACACGCATAACCGCTGTGGGGGTAAAGTATTATCGGATTCTTACTTAAGAGAGGTTTATGAGTTCAGCAGAGAAAAAAATGTTCCGATCCATATGGATGGAGCGAGGATTTTTAATGCTGCGGTTGCTTCTGGTGTTGATGTGAAAGAGATCACGGAGTATGCAGATTCTATCCAGTTCTGTTTATCAAAAGGATTATCCGCTCCTGTTGGATCGATCGTAGCTGGAAGTCATGAACATATTAAAAAAGTTCGGACCCTTCGTAAGATGCTAGGTGGGGGGATGCGTCAAGTTGGGATCATCGCAGCTCCCGCAATCATAGCATTAGAAACGATGATTGATAGATTAAGTGAAGATCACGCTCGTGCACGTGATCTTGCGAGGGGACTATCTTCTATTAAAGGGATTACACTAGAACCTGAAGTTATCGAGTCTAATATCATCATGTTTAAAGTTGATCCGAACCTCTACTCGTGGCAAGAGTTCCTGAATGTGACAAGTGAGAAGGGTATCGTATTCTCAGAGATGGGTTACGGCAGATTGCGTGCAGTCGTTCATCGTCATATTACAGACGAGGACATCTTTAAAACGGTAGAGTCCGTCAAAGAAATCATGACCCCATCTTTAATAACGAAATAG
- a CDS encoding tetratricopeptide repeat protein, translating into MKHIGQKIEWIRKKNGYSRQFVAENICDESTLYRIEKSTQLPRLDVLQNICQKLNVSVDFVLTPEEDSSAIYVSKIKKLCRESLYQQDFNSLQYVIEEAENYIRKNSHQLDKSFIRFIEWQKAILSHKKERFPKKAEKSLRKLLNHKVITELDINIANSLAIILIETKEYDEAAVFLSKGLTAWETLLSVEDKSLYPRVAYNMAYIHYLKKQYDACIDLAYRLQYYLLSNHLFYSKGELYHLLGIVYEVQKDYENAYKYFTDAISVFSLEGKELFLLRTMRALAEVCYLKGDRAEGDKLVADSIRRIERIEDKELAETLLKKIKHTEEQYAKR; encoded by the coding sequence ATGAAACATATAGGTCAAAAAATTGAATGGATTCGTAAAAAGAACGGTTATTCTAGGCAATTTGTAGCTGAGAACATTTGTGACGAATCTACTCTTTACCGGATAGAAAAATCCACTCAGTTGCCACGACTTGATGTCCTACAAAATATTTGCCAAAAATTAAATGTTTCTGTAGATTTTGTCCTTACACCTGAAGAAGACTCCTCTGCGATCTACGTCTCAAAGATAAAAAAACTTTGCCGCGAAAGTTTATACCAACAAGATTTCAACTCCTTGCAATACGTAATTGAAGAAGCAGAAAACTATATAAGAAAAAACAGCCACCAGTTAGATAAAAGTTTTATCCGTTTCATCGAGTGGCAAAAGGCGATACTCTCTCATAAGAAAGAGAGGTTTCCTAAAAAAGCAGAAAAATCATTGAGAAAACTACTAAACCATAAAGTGATCACAGAACTGGATATCAATATTGCAAACTCACTTGCTATCATTCTCATCGAAACGAAAGAATATGATGAAGCCGCCGTATTCTTATCGAAAGGGCTAACGGCTTGGGAAACGTTATTATCAGTGGAAGATAAGTCTCTGTACCCTCGAGTGGCATATAATATGGCGTATATCCATTATTTAAAAAAACAATATGATGCGTGTATCGATCTGGCTTACCGGCTACAATATTATCTATTAAGTAACCATCTATTCTATTCAAAAGGAGAACTCTACCATCTGTTGGGGATTGTTTACGAAGTACAAAAAGATTATGAGAATGCCTATAAATATTTCACAGACGCGATCTCAGTATTCTCTTTGGAAGGAAAAGAACTCTTTTTACTTCGTACTATGAGAGCGCTTGCTGAGGTTTGTTACTTAAAAGGAGACCGTGCTGAAGGGGATAAACTCGTTGCAGATTCTATAAGACGAATTGAAAGAATTGAAGATAAAGAGTTGGCAGAAACCTTATTAAAAAAGATAAAGCATACTGAGGAACAGTATGCTAAAAGATAA